In one Streptomyces sp. NBC_01241 genomic region, the following are encoded:
- a CDS encoding bifunctional DNA primase/polymerase — protein sequence MSAWLPDETTLHHGDDPHCGADLFALLRDRAANQTAQVTAAGAAWLAGASAYPRSTLAQWEAHPSSPGVLPCGSAFDVVNVPTLFGRRMLEHLWADGPGSGPVATHRGRMMLFASPGTAQRLPSLLDWEEWGSGLEPPAGTDPRGRDGDGARVPPLLCHGPGDAVTVPALTCTSATPGPRWVVAPDTRSPWLPGPDVLLWACVRVTRSTSSSAARNSIFPPADQGANVYDVSRRR from the coding sequence ATGAGTGCATGGCTGCCAGACGAAACGACCCTGCATCACGGCGACGACCCCCACTGCGGCGCCGACCTCTTCGCTCTCCTGCGGGACCGGGCCGCGAACCAGACGGCTCAGGTCACGGCGGCCGGTGCCGCCTGGCTCGCCGGCGCCTCGGCCTATCCGCGCAGCACGCTGGCGCAGTGGGAGGCCCACCCCTCCTCGCCCGGGGTGCTGCCGTGCGGTTCGGCCTTCGACGTGGTGAACGTGCCCACCCTCTTCGGCCGCCGGATGCTGGAGCACCTGTGGGCCGACGGCCCCGGCTCCGGCCCCGTCGCCACGCACCGCGGGCGGATGATGCTCTTCGCCTCCCCCGGTACCGCCCAGCGGCTGCCGTCGCTGCTCGACTGGGAGGAGTGGGGCAGCGGCCTCGAACCGCCGGCCGGGACGGACCCGCGGGGGCGGGACGGCGACGGCGCGAGGGTTCCGCCGCTGCTCTGCCACGGCCCCGGGGATGCGGTGACCGTCCCCGCGCTGACCTGCACGTCCGCCACCCCCGGGCCCCGCTGGGTGGTGGCGCCCGACACCCGTAGCCCCTGGCTGCCGGGCCCGGACGTACTGCTCTGGGCCTGTGTGCGGGTGACCAGGTCGACTTCCTCGTCGGCGGCCCGGAATTCGATTTTTCCTCCCGCCGATCAGGGTGCTAATGTCTACGACGTCAGCAGGCGCCGCTAG
- a CDS encoding histidine phosphatase family protein: MAPRILLARHGRTEWSVKGNHTGRTDIPLLDTGREGAKLLGERLHRRPWTDLPGLEVRTSPLLRAKETCDIAGFADRAEPWDALLEWDYGAYEGMTPAQIKAIRPDWFIWRDGVPEGETLAELSARADEIVDWARSADRDVLVFAHGHILRALGARWLGEDVSFAARIRLDPTSLSVLGWAYGAPAIERWNDTGHLER; this comes from the coding sequence ATGGCACCGCGTATCCTGCTCGCCCGGCACGGTCGGACGGAATGGTCCGTCAAGGGCAACCACACCGGCAGGACGGACATCCCGCTGCTCGACACCGGCCGGGAGGGCGCCAAGCTCCTCGGTGAGCGGCTGCACCGCAGGCCGTGGACGGACCTGCCGGGCCTCGAAGTCCGCACGAGTCCGCTGCTGCGGGCCAAGGAGACCTGCGACATCGCGGGATTCGCGGACCGGGCCGAGCCGTGGGACGCGCTGCTGGAGTGGGACTACGGGGCGTACGAGGGGATGACTCCGGCCCAGATCAAGGCGATCCGCCCCGACTGGTTCATCTGGCGTGACGGGGTGCCGGAGGGGGAGACCCTGGCCGAACTGTCCGCCCGAGCCGACGAGATCGTCGACTGGGCCCGCTCGGCCGACCGCGACGTCCTGGTCTTCGCCCACGGCCACATCCTGCGGGCGCTGGGCGCGCGGTGGCTCGGCGAGGACGTGTCGTTCGCGGCGCGCATCCGGCTCGACCCGACGTCGCTGTCGGTGCTGGGGTGGGCGTACGGGGCGCCCGCGATAGAACGCTGGAACGACACGGGCCACCTGGAGCGGTAG
- a CDS encoding phosphatase PAP2 family protein, with protein MQLASTAPVACPRPRWWTELPLLALVYGAYSAGRLVVRGDVSTAVDHGLSILHLEQILHINFEHPLNRLLTAHSSIGIPADFAYASLHYLVTPAVLIWLFRRRQALYRTARTWLMTSTLLGLIGFTLMPTCPPRLLHASHGFVDTMAQYSSYGWWGTEASAPRGMGGMTNQYAAMPSLHVGWALWCGILLWRHGRHPLVRAAGIAYPLVTTFVVMGTANHYFLDAVAGAAVMGAGALLTRPVLRLADQVRDRLGARFPRFAAGAKSPVVSAGCETSAGERIPGQRTTSADPTDAPAPVDADASAGRAPRADATASAGAGRAGGDAPAAAR; from the coding sequence ATGCAGCTTGCCAGCACCGCGCCTGTGGCGTGCCCGCGGCCCCGTTGGTGGACCGAGCTGCCGCTGCTGGCGCTCGTGTACGGAGCCTACTCGGCGGGCCGGCTGGTCGTGCGCGGCGATGTGTCCACGGCCGTCGACCACGGTCTGAGCATCCTGCACCTGGAGCAGATACTCCACATCAACTTCGAGCACCCGCTCAACCGGCTGCTGACCGCCCACTCCTCGATAGGCATACCCGCCGACTTCGCGTACGCCTCCCTGCACTACCTGGTCACCCCGGCCGTCCTGATCTGGCTCTTCCGCCGCCGCCAGGCCCTGTACCGCACGGCCCGCACCTGGTTGATGACCTCCACACTGCTCGGCCTGATCGGCTTCACGCTGATGCCGACCTGCCCGCCCCGCCTGCTGCACGCCAGTCACGGCTTCGTCGACACGATGGCGCAGTACAGCTCGTACGGGTGGTGGGGCACCGAGGCGAGTGCCCCGCGCGGCATGGGCGGAATGACGAACCAGTACGCGGCGATGCCGAGCCTGCACGTCGGCTGGGCGCTCTGGTGCGGAATCCTGCTGTGGCGGCACGGCCGGCACCCGCTCGTCCGCGCCGCGGGCATCGCGTACCCCCTCGTCACCACGTTCGTGGTGATGGGCACGGCGAACCACTACTTCCTCGATGCGGTCGCGGGCGCCGCCGTGATGGGCGCCGGAGCCCTGCTCACCCGGCCGGTGCTGCGTCTCGCCGACCAGGTCAGGGACCGGCTCGGAGCCCGCTTCCCGCGGTTCGCCGCAGGCGCGAAGTCCCCGGTTGTCAGTGCCGGATGCGAGACTTCGGCGGGTGAGCGAATCCCTGGCCAGCGGACCACCTCCGCAGACCCCACCGATGCCCCGGCACCGGTCGACGCAGACGCCTCGGCCGGCCGCGCACCCCGGGCCGATGCCACTGCCTCCGCAGGAGCGGGACGAGCGGGGGGCGACGCTCCGGCAGCGGCTCGCTGA
- a CDS encoding ABC transporter substrate-binding protein: MRITRTVAGRSRRAAVLVTTGLTASALLLTGCSSDSDSSDNTGSDANGKITLTVADFGQFGYKEAGLFAKYHELHPNITVKEDVTSDEKVYYPKFLQQLNSGSGLADVQGIEVGRIKELADTKASSFVDLSKAINVDDWVSWKEKQATTADGAVIGAGTDIGPMSLCYNTELFNKAGLPTDREEVAKKVAGGWEDYLKLGEEYKKHAPAGTFFMDSASAMYNAVVSSNAKQYYDESGRPIYKDSPSVKQGWNLAAEAASKKLTQGLAQFDDPWKAALRKGTIATVACPAWMAGQISVNAGDANKGKWNITTAPGSTAANWGGSFLGVPKSGKHVDEATELVKWLTAPEQQAAVFKAIGSFPSNKGAYELPDVKNATLPYFNDAPIGQIYADEAKSIPETVLGPKDGIIKDTISTQINNMEQRGTSPDDAWKAATNAIEKVIG, from the coding sequence ATGCGCATCACCCGCACCGTCGCCGGCCGGAGCCGCAGAGCCGCGGTTCTGGTCACCACGGGCCTGACAGCATCGGCCCTGTTGCTGACCGGCTGCAGCAGCGATTCGGATTCATCGGACAACACGGGCTCCGATGCGAACGGGAAGATCACGCTGACCGTCGCCGACTTCGGGCAGTTCGGTTACAAGGAAGCCGGTCTCTTCGCCAAGTACCACGAGCTGCACCCGAACATCACGGTCAAGGAAGACGTCACCTCCGATGAGAAGGTCTACTACCCCAAGTTCCTCCAGCAGTTGAACTCGGGCAGCGGCCTCGCTGACGTCCAGGGCATCGAGGTCGGCCGGATCAAGGAGCTCGCCGACACCAAGGCGTCCTCCTTCGTCGACCTCAGCAAGGCGATCAACGTCGACGACTGGGTGTCCTGGAAGGAGAAGCAGGCCACCACGGCTGACGGCGCGGTGATCGGTGCAGGCACCGACATCGGTCCGATGTCGCTCTGCTACAACACCGAGCTCTTCAACAAGGCCGGTCTGCCGACCGACCGTGAGGAGGTTGCCAAGAAGGTCGCCGGCGGCTGGGAGGACTACCTCAAGCTCGGCGAGGAGTACAAGAAGCATGCCCCCGCGGGCACCTTCTTCATGGACTCCGCGAGCGCGATGTACAACGCCGTGGTGAGTTCGAACGCGAAGCAGTACTACGACGAGAGCGGCCGGCCGATCTACAAGGACAGCCCCAGCGTCAAGCAGGGCTGGAACCTGGCCGCCGAGGCCGCGTCGAAGAAGCTGACCCAGGGCCTCGCCCAGTTCGACGACCCGTGGAAGGCCGCCCTGCGCAAGGGCACCATCGCCACCGTGGCCTGCCCCGCATGGATGGCCGGTCAGATCTCGGTCAACGCCGGTGACGCCAACAAGGGCAAGTGGAACATCACCACCGCACCCGGTTCGACCGCCGCCAACTGGGGCGGCTCGTTCCTCGGGGTGCCGAAGTCGGGCAAGCACGTCGACGAGGCCACCGAGCTCGTCAAGTGGCTGACCGCCCCCGAGCAGCAGGCCGCCGTCTTCAAGGCGATCGGCAGCTTCCCGTCCAACAAGGGCGCGTACGAGCTGCCCGACGTGAAGAACGCCACACTCCCGTACTTCAACGACGCGCCGATCGGTCAGATCTACGCCGACGAGGCCAAGTCCATCCCTGAGACCGTTCTCGGCCCGAAGGACGGCATCATCAAGGACACCATCTCCACCCAGATCAACAACATGGAGCAGCGCGGCACCAGCCCGGACGACGCGTGGAAGGCGGCGACCAACGCGATCGAAAAGGTGATCGGCTGA
- a CDS encoding carbohydrate ABC transporter permease, with protein sequence MATSTPARDAYAPPPGGSRQTTARSRRQTWRSRLWRFDDKASPYAYIAPFFLVFGAFGLYPLLYTGWIALHRVEMTGLNQMEWVGWGNFDKILHDSEFWTALGNTFLIGVMSTVPQLLVALGLAHLLNYRLRASTFWRTVILTPYATSVASAALVFALVFRADGGLLNWVLHFVGLGDTNWVNGHWTSKIAISVIVIWRWTGYNTLIYLAAMQAVPTDLYEAASLDGASRWQQFRKVTIPSLRPTILFTIVISTIGSMQLFGEPLLLEGGTLGATGGNENQYETLSVYLYNYGWNLGHLGPAAAVAWAMLALLLIIAAVNWLIGRFVRTSAV encoded by the coding sequence GTGGCCACCTCGACTCCCGCCCGGGACGCATATGCCCCGCCACCCGGCGGTTCCCGGCAGACAACCGCGCGATCCCGTCGGCAGACCTGGCGGAGCCGGCTGTGGCGGTTCGACGACAAGGCGTCGCCGTACGCCTACATAGCCCCGTTCTTCCTCGTCTTCGGCGCCTTCGGCCTCTATCCGTTGCTGTACACCGGATGGATCGCCCTGCACCGGGTGGAGATGACCGGCCTGAACCAGATGGAGTGGGTCGGCTGGGGGAACTTCGACAAGATCCTGCACGACTCCGAGTTCTGGACGGCTCTCGGCAACACCTTCCTGATCGGGGTCATGTCGACGGTCCCGCAGCTGCTGGTCGCGCTCGGCCTGGCCCATCTGCTGAACTACCGGCTGCGCGCCAGCACCTTCTGGCGGACGGTCATCCTCACCCCGTACGCCACCTCGGTGGCTTCCGCGGCCCTCGTCTTCGCCCTGGTCTTCCGGGCCGACGGCGGCCTGCTGAACTGGGTGCTGCACTTCGTCGGTCTCGGCGACACCAACTGGGTCAACGGCCACTGGACGTCGAAGATCGCGATCTCCGTCATCGTGATCTGGCGCTGGACGGGCTACAACACCCTGATCTATCTGGCCGCCATGCAGGCCGTACCGACCGATCTGTACGAGGCGGCGTCGCTGGACGGCGCATCGCGCTGGCAGCAGTTCCGCAAGGTGACCATTCCCTCGCTGCGGCCCACGATCCTCTTCACGATCGTCATCTCCACGATCGGTTCCATGCAGTTGTTCGGTGAGCCGCTGCTGCTGGAAGGCGGCACGCTCGGAGCGACGGGTGGCAATGAGAATCAGTACGAGACGCTCAGCGTCTACCTCTACAACTACGGCTGGAATCTCGGGCACCTCGGTCCGGCCGCCGCAGTGGCCTGGGCGATGCTCGCCCTCCTGCTGATCATCGCCGCGGTCAACTGGCTCATCGGCCGCTTCGTACGCACATCCGCGGTCTGA
- a CDS encoding carbohydrate ABC transporter permease translates to MTTTSPIKAPELGRPSTPHRAARRPSRFRPGAGKQLQGGPFAYIALTVVGIGSLLPLYWTLVAASHTQDEVLATTPPFLPGGRLLHNLDVAWNQAHLGKAIVNSVVVSSCITAATLFFCTLAGYAFAKMRFTGRGALMTGVIATLTIPPQLSVVPLFMMMSDIGWGGKLEAVIFPTLVSAFGVFFMRQYLIEALPYELIEAAKIDGANNFRIVRSVVLPVARPAMMVLGMLTFVQAWNDFFWPYLALNQQNPTLQVALGQLSASYTPDQSIVMAGALISTLPLLVVFVIFGKQIVGGIMSGAVKG, encoded by the coding sequence ATGACCACGACCAGCCCCATCAAAGCCCCGGAACTCGGCCGCCCGAGCACGCCCCACCGGGCGGCGCGGCGCCCGTCCCGCTTCAGGCCGGGCGCGGGCAAGCAGTTGCAGGGCGGCCCGTTCGCCTACATCGCCCTGACCGTCGTCGGCATCGGCTCGCTCCTGCCGCTCTACTGGACGCTCGTGGCCGCGTCCCACACCCAGGACGAAGTGCTCGCCACCACGCCGCCGTTCCTGCCGGGCGGGCGGCTCCTGCACAACCTCGACGTGGCCTGGAACCAGGCGCACCTCGGCAAGGCGATCGTCAACAGCGTCGTCGTCTCCTCCTGCATCACGGCGGCGACGCTCTTCTTCTGCACCCTGGCCGGCTATGCCTTCGCCAAGATGCGCTTCACCGGCCGCGGCGCGCTGATGACCGGAGTCATCGCCACGCTCACCATCCCGCCGCAACTCAGCGTCGTCCCGCTGTTCATGATGATGTCCGACATCGGCTGGGGCGGAAAGCTGGAGGCGGTGATCTTCCCGACCCTGGTGAGCGCGTTCGGGGTGTTCTTCATGCGGCAGTACCTCATCGAGGCGCTGCCCTACGAACTCATCGAGGCCGCTAAGATCGACGGCGCGAACAACTTCCGCATCGTGCGGAGCGTGGTGCTCCCGGTGGCCCGCCCCGCGATGATGGTGCTGGGCATGCTGACCTTCGTACAGGCCTGGAACGACTTCTTCTGGCCCTACCTCGCCCTCAATCAGCAGAACCCCACGCTCCAGGTGGCCCTCGGCCAGCTGAGTGCCTCCTACACCCCCGACCAGAGCATCGTGATGGCCGGTGCGCTGATCAGTACCCTGCCGCTGCTCGTGGTCTTCGTGATCTTCGGCAAGCAGATCGTCGGCGGAATCATGTCCGGCGCCGTCAAGGGGTGA
- a CDS encoding AAA domain-containing protein, with protein MTAVCDPGAQAARATDAILADTLNGTSRGIVVDSPPGAGKSTLVVRAALELAAAGHPLMVIAQTNAQVDDLVVRLAEKDPGLPVGRLHSNDSDPYDKVLDGLANVRKSAKASDLAGLDVVISTAAKWAHVKNVEPWGHAIVDEAYQMRSDALLAVAGLFERALFVGDPGQLDPFSIVGADQWAGLSYDPSASAVSTLLAHNPRLPQHRLPVSWRLPASAAPLVSDAFYPYTPFRSGTDHGDRRLSFGARSDGSAPDRVLDEAAESGWGLLELPARHTPRTDPEAVRAVALVVRRLLDRGCAATSERSPDPVPVTADRVAVGTAHRDQAAAVRAALAELGVTGVAVDTANRLQGREFDVTVVLHPLSGRPDATAFHLETGRLCVLASRHRHACIVVCRAGVAELLDEHPSTEPVQLGVTVKFPDGWEANHAVLAHLAEHRVRWGV; from the coding sequence GTGACGGCCGTATGCGACCCGGGCGCCCAGGCCGCGCGGGCGACCGACGCGATCCTCGCCGACACCCTGAACGGTACGTCGCGCGGCATCGTGGTGGACTCCCCGCCGGGCGCGGGCAAGTCGACGCTCGTGGTGCGCGCGGCGCTCGAACTCGCGGCGGCCGGGCACCCGTTGATGGTGATCGCGCAGACCAACGCCCAGGTCGACGACCTGGTGGTGCGGCTGGCCGAGAAGGACCCGGGGCTGCCGGTCGGCCGCTTGCACAGCAATGACTCCGACCCGTACGACAAGGTGCTGGACGGTCTGGCCAACGTACGGAAGTCGGCGAAGGCGTCGGATCTCGCCGGGCTCGACGTCGTCATCTCGACGGCCGCGAAGTGGGCGCACGTGAAGAACGTCGAGCCGTGGGGCCACGCGATCGTCGACGAGGCGTATCAAATGCGTTCGGACGCGTTGCTGGCCGTCGCGGGCCTCTTCGAGCGGGCGTTGTTCGTCGGTGATCCGGGCCAGTTGGACCCGTTCTCGATCGTCGGCGCGGACCAGTGGGCGGGGCTGTCGTACGACCCGTCCGCGAGCGCGGTTTCCACGCTGCTCGCGCACAACCCCCGGCTGCCGCAGCACCGGCTGCCGGTGTCGTGGCGGCTGCCCGCGTCGGCCGCGCCGCTCGTCTCGGACGCGTTCTATCCGTACACCCCGTTCCGCAGCGGTACGGACCACGGCGACCGGCGGCTGTCGTTCGGCGCCCGGTCCGACGGCTCGGCGCCGGACCGGGTGCTGGACGAGGCCGCGGAGTCCGGCTGGGGTCTGCTGGAGCTCCCGGCCCGGCACACCCCGCGCACCGACCCGGAGGCGGTGCGGGCGGTGGCCCTGGTCGTCCGCCGGCTGCTCGACCGGGGCTGCGCGGCGACGAGCGAACGCTCCCCCGATCCGGTCCCGGTGACGGCGGACCGGGTCGCGGTCGGCACCGCCCATCGCGACCAGGCGGCGGCGGTACGGGCGGCGCTCGCCGAGCTGGGCGTGACGGGCGTGGCGGTGGACACGGCGAACCGGCTCCAGGGCCGCGAGTTCGATGTGACGGTGGTCCTGCACCCGCTGTCCGGCCGCCCGGACGCCACCGCGTTCCATCTGGAGACGGGCCGGCTGTGCGTACTGGCCTCGCGCCACCGGCACGCGTGCATCGTGGTGTGCCGGGCGGGCGTCGCGGAACTGCTGGACGAGCACCCGTCGACGGAGCCGGTGCAGCTGGGGGTCACGGTGAAGTTCCCGGACGGCTGGGAGGCGAACCACGCGGTGCTGGCGCATCTGGCCGAGCACCGGGTGCGATGGGGGGTGTGA
- a CDS encoding spermidine synthase has protein sequence MARRGASGAGAGARKRSDRKTDGRVERTAGRGASGRRAEPLAEPVDGGLAELVPDRERPHAWTLTLDGAPQSHVDLDDPTYLSFEYQRRIGHIADLVAPPGQPLHVVHLGGGAFTLARYIAATRPRSTQQIVEVDAALVQLVRRELPLDPQARIRVRATDARAGLGKIQDGWADLVIADVFSGARTPAHLTSTEFLAEVRRVLKPGGSYVANLADGPPLTHLRGQIATAATVFPELALAADPTVWRGRRFGNAVLLASDLPPKIAELTRRVATDPHPGRVEHGRALADFTGGASPVSDAGARPSPAPPPSAFG, from the coding sequence GTGGCACGTCGAGGAGCGTCGGGCGCAGGCGCGGGCGCCCGTAAACGGTCCGACCGCAAGACCGACGGAAGGGTCGAACGTACGGCCGGGCGCGGAGCATCCGGGCGTCGGGCGGAGCCTCTCGCCGAACCGGTGGACGGCGGTCTCGCCGAGCTGGTGCCCGACCGGGAGCGCCCGCACGCCTGGACGCTGACGCTCGACGGTGCCCCGCAGTCCCATGTGGACCTCGACGACCCGACGTATCTGTCCTTCGAGTACCAGCGCAGGATCGGCCACATCGCCGACCTCGTCGCACCGCCCGGGCAACCCCTGCACGTGGTGCACCTCGGCGGCGGCGCGTTCACCCTCGCCCGCTACATCGCCGCGACCCGGCCCCGCTCCACCCAGCAGATCGTCGAGGTGGACGCCGCGCTCGTCCAACTGGTCCGCCGCGAACTGCCGTTGGACCCCCAGGCCAGGATCCGGGTCCGCGCCACGGATGCCCGCGCCGGGCTCGGCAAGATCCAGGACGGCTGGGCCGACCTCGTCATCGCCGATGTCTTCAGCGGGGCCCGTACCCCCGCGCACCTCACCAGCACCGAGTTCCTCGCCGAGGTCCGCCGCGTCCTGAAACCCGGCGGGAGTTACGTGGCCAACCTCGCGGACGGGCCGCCGCTGACCCATCTGCGCGGCCAGATCGCCACGGCGGCCACGGTCTTCCCCGAACTGGCCCTCGCCGCCGACCCGACCGTGTGGCGCGGCCGCCGCTTCGGCAACGCGGTGCTGCTCGCCTCGGACCTGCCGCCGAAGATCGCGGAACTGACCCGCCGGGTCGCGACCGACCCGCACCCCGGACGCGTCGAACACGGGCGCGCTCTCGCCGACTTCACCGGCGGCGCGTCCCCGGTGAGCGACGCCGGCGCCAGACCGTCCCCGGCACCGCCGCCGTCGGCCTTCGGGTGA
- a CDS encoding GH1 family beta-glucosidase: MTAVRPDIAPKQAPEAADFPTGFVWGAATAAYQVEGAAAEDGRTPSIWDTFSRTPGKVRNGDTGDIAADHYHRYRDDVALMKQLGLKAYRFSVSWSRVQPTGRGPAVERGLDFYRRLVDELLEAGIAPVATLYHWDLPQDLEDAGGWPQRVTAERFADYAAIMADALGDRVDTWTTFNEPWCSAFLGYGSGVHAPGRTAPAAALRAAHHLNLAHGRAIEVLRTRLPATAQTSVTLNLHQVRPLTGSAADADAARRIDAVGNRVFTGPMLRGAYPEDLIADTSHLVDWSKLVQDGDLAAISRPIDVLGVNYYTPTLVSTPEDGSGDSRDDGHGNSDHSPWPGSEHVAFHLAEGKKRTAMNWAIDPDGLYNLLIDVSRDHPGLPLMVTENGAAFDDYVSPEGLVEDPERIEYLRGHLDAVQRAVAAGADVRGYFLWSLMDNFEWAYGYSKRFGAVYVDYATQRRIPKASAHWYADVIRRHALPPATDLA; this comes from the coding sequence ATGACTGCTGTACGACCCGACATCGCCCCGAAGCAGGCGCCCGAGGCGGCGGACTTTCCGACCGGTTTCGTCTGGGGGGCGGCCACCGCCGCCTACCAGGTCGAGGGCGCCGCGGCCGAGGACGGCCGCACCCCTTCCATCTGGGACACCTTCAGCCGCACTCCGGGCAAGGTCCGCAACGGTGACACCGGAGACATCGCCGCCGACCACTACCACCGCTACCGCGACGACGTGGCACTGATGAAGCAGCTCGGCCTGAAGGCCTACCGCTTCTCCGTCTCCTGGTCCCGGGTGCAGCCCACCGGCCGCGGCCCCGCCGTCGAACGCGGACTGGACTTCTACCGCAGGCTCGTCGACGAACTCCTCGAAGCGGGCATCGCACCCGTCGCCACCCTCTACCACTGGGACCTGCCGCAGGACCTGGAGGACGCCGGCGGCTGGCCCCAGCGGGTGACCGCCGAACGCTTCGCCGACTACGCCGCCATCATGGCCGACGCCCTCGGTGACCGGGTCGACACCTGGACGACCTTCAACGAGCCGTGGTGCTCGGCCTTCCTCGGTTACGGCTCCGGCGTGCACGCCCCCGGCCGCACCGCGCCGGCTGCCGCGCTGCGGGCCGCCCACCATCTCAACCTCGCCCATGGCCGGGCGATCGAGGTTCTGCGCACCCGACTCCCCGCTACCGCGCAGACCTCGGTCACCCTCAATCTCCACCAGGTCCGCCCGCTGACCGGCAGCGCGGCCGACGCGGACGCCGCCCGCCGGATCGACGCGGTGGGCAACCGGGTCTTCACCGGCCCGATGCTGCGCGGCGCGTACCCCGAGGACCTGATCGCCGACACCTCGCACCTGGTGGACTGGTCGAAGCTGGTCCAGGACGGCGACCTGGCCGCCATCTCCCGTCCGATCGACGTCCTCGGCGTCAACTACTACACGCCGACGCTGGTCTCCACGCCCGAGGACGGGTCCGGCGACTCGCGCGACGACGGCCACGGCAACAGCGACCACTCCCCGTGGCCCGGCTCCGAGCACGTCGCCTTCCACCTCGCCGAGGGCAAGAAGCGCACCGCGATGAACTGGGCGATCGACCCCGACGGGCTGTACAACCTGCTCATCGACGTCTCCCGGGACCACCCGGGCCTGCCGCTGATGGTCACCGAGAACGGCGCGGCCTTCGACGACTACGTCTCGCCCGAGGGCCTGGTGGAGGACCCCGAGCGGATCGAGTACCTGCGCGGCCACCTCGACGCCGTACAGCGGGCGGTGGCCGCCGGCGCGGACGTCCGCGGCTACTTCCTGTGGTCCCTGATGGACAACTTCGAGTGGGCGTACGGGTACTCGAAGCGGTTCGGCGCCGTCTACGTCGACTACGCCACCCAGCGCCGCATCCCCAAGGCGAGCGCCCACTGGTACGCCGACGTCATCCGCCGCCACGCACTGCCCCCGGCCACCGACCTCGCCTGA
- a CDS encoding tetratricopeptide repeat protein: MVSTGAVPNLAFRRLRGSRSAGEFAAAVRRSAREIGEQVACDARYIGRVESGEIRCPNYAYERVFLHMFPGTTLADLGFSPRETVRGRAARATAETPPPPALHSDTHEESDVLRRVFMTSGTTAMAAATLGLGLGGTSAAAATRPDPRRVGDAEVSAVEKAVRQIRLLDDRHGGDGLYRRASQPLRAAYALLDSGTATKRSTADRLHAGAGELAISVGWLAHDSGRFEDARSHYAEALATARVAGDAGLEAHAFCNTSFLARDTGRPRESVRAAEAGQRVAQPLGSPRLLALLALREAGGRAGLGDRTGCERAIGRAHTAFGCGPSDADPEWMTFFREAELEMLEAQCWSTLGDWSRAARHALRATRLQDPHFTRNLALYRAELTWDLARAGRAPEAATAGHQVLDLLDRVQSSRIRAMLAGAATVLAPQRGVAEVRGFLERHGEAAGA; the protein is encoded by the coding sequence ATGGTGTCGACAGGGGCAGTTCCCAACCTCGCCTTCCGGCGGCTGCGCGGATCGCGTTCCGCCGGCGAGTTCGCTGCAGCGGTGCGCAGATCCGCCCGCGAGATCGGCGAACAGGTCGCGTGCGACGCCCGGTACATCGGACGCGTGGAGTCCGGCGAGATCCGCTGTCCCAACTACGCGTACGAGCGGGTCTTCCTGCACATGTTCCCCGGGACGACCCTGGCGGACCTGGGCTTCTCGCCGCGCGAAACCGTACGCGGCCGGGCGGCGCGGGCCACTGCCGAAACTCCACCGCCCCCTGCGCTCCACAGCGATACCCACGAGGAGAGCGACGTGCTGCGTCGCGTATTCATGACGAGCGGCACCACCGCGATGGCGGCCGCGACCCTGGGACTCGGCCTCGGCGGCACATCCGCCGCTGCCGCCACCCGGCCCGACCCACGCAGGGTCGGCGATGCCGAGGTGAGTGCCGTCGAGAAGGCCGTGCGGCAGATCCGGCTGCTCGACGACCGGCACGGCGGTGACGGCCTGTACCGCAGGGCGTCCCAGCCACTGCGGGCGGCATACGCGCTGCTCGACTCCGGGACCGCCACCAAGCGGTCCACCGCCGACCGGCTGCATGCCGGGGCCGGCGAACTGGCCATCTCGGTGGGCTGGCTGGCCCACGACTCGGGCCGGTTCGAGGACGCCCGCTCGCACTACGCGGAGGCGCTCGCCACGGCGCGCGTGGCGGGTGACGCGGGGCTGGAGGCGCACGCGTTCTGCAATACGTCGTTCCTGGCCAGGGACACGGGGCGGCCCCGCGAGTCCGTACGCGCGGCCGAGGCCGGGCAGCGAGTGGCGCAGCCGCTGGGTTCGCCGCGGCTGCTGGCGCTGCTCGCACTGCGGGAGGCGGGGGGCCGGGCGGGGCTCGGGGACCGTACGGGCTGTGAACGGGCGATCGGCCGGGCGCACACCGCATTCGGGTGCGGGCCGTCCGACGCCGACCCGGAGTGGATGACGTTCTTCCGGGAGGCGGAGCTGGAGATGCTGGAGGCGCAGTGCTGGTCGACACTGGGCGACTGGTCGCGGGCGGCCCGCCACGCGCTGCGGGCGACGCGGCTCCAGGATCCGCACTTCACCCGGAATCTGGCGCTGTACCGGGCCGAGCTGACCTGGGACCTCGCCCGGGCGGGCCGGGCCCCGGAGGCGGCGACGGCGGGCCACCAGGTCCTGGACCTGCTGGACCGGGTCCAGTCGTCCCGTATCCGGGCGATGCTGGCGGGCGCCGCGACGGTGCTGGCGCCGCAGCGGGGCGTGGCGGAGGTACGGGGTTTCCTGGAGCGGCACGGCGAGGCCGCGGGGGCGTAG